tttttacatgtaggggacacacagccggacaACATGTCTATGAGgctgtccgtgtgtcacacacgacctagacacaagcccatgtgtctacctgtatggacaaaaataaggctatttaccaaacctctTTGCTACCTTTACTTACattaacctacacaagatcaaccAAACTAATAaaaacataacatatatataaccaaatcagccacaaccatTAGAAACTTGCATCAAATGCATATAATAACAATTAACATTAGCCAAatttaatggcctatacaaaatgaatatcacatccatcatatgagccaacacttgtggctaaactaacaagacactaaactAAAGATTCGAGTCTCTATCAtgccaaaaattaaaacatttgaactagatataccaaagcttcaggtgatagtgtgatcaatgcctccgaTGATTCTTGATCCCCGATACCAGCTTGACggaactataagaaaatggaaaggaaaggagtaagcataaagcttagtaagctcacatgtaTATAATAAACAAAATGactcaatagttaaaataaaacaaagtttcaTAAGCTTAACCTTCTTATACATACTTTTACCACAAATACTTAACATATTGAAATATTTACTCAAGAGTTTTATGTACGTACCTGTACTAACTTGTAACACAATTGCATAATTCCCATCATTGACTTATTCGTTGAATAACTACCgacttacccgttgaacactaggaatatcattggatactcggaaaacATAAGCATAACACACCATAAGTGGCCACATGCTAACTTGCTTAAGACATCACATATTGCTCGTTCTAAAGCTAAGCACaggcttgctcacacaagttgacagtcAAGATGCAACTACACAggttactcacacaagctgacaggtacccgtaacacatgccgggctacccagccaccggtagaacatacTTGACTAGCGCCCAGATTTATATAATCACACATCACATATACAAATGAGTCATaaccacatagttcctagtgacatgtcacattgtctcctaatctattcctaaagttcaaacatGACTTTTCTCTTAGACTTAGCTTTGACAAACTCAGTCACTTAGGCAATcacatatttcatgataaaagagTTAACACATAATCCCGCATAATGACAAAATATTGTAACTTACCTTCAAGGTTGGGAATGACAATTCATGCAACATTTAAGCATTTATACATTATTctcattgcattatttacgtgtgaacttaccttggtacaaaatttGTAAAAACGAGTCTAGTCCTCATACACCTTGTCTTTCCCCGGTCAAGGTCCgttcctcatttttcttgatctaaaatgataaaaatttcactagttcaatcatcacattaattAAGACATTATATAGAccacattttggcaaaatgaccatttcgcccttagactttcacaaaattacgattttacccctaggttcgtaaatcaattttcatcaaattttctcactaattAAGCCTGACCGAATTCTTTTTAACTAGAAATAACCCACAATTCcaatcatttcacacatttacaaactattttataaactttacaaaatggtctctttaggtgttttcatgaaaactacttcacaaaaattGTTCATTTAACCACCATAACTCATTTTTTTCCATAATATTTCAACAAACTTCTCAAAGGCTTTCATTAAAAATACCTAAACTTTCAATCTTTTTTCAAAATAGTCTCAtaaatagctaaattaagctttaggggctccaaaaacataaaaattatcaagtaaggttatctaaatcacttactttcaaAGATGGAGAGTGGTTgcaatttcaagcttccaaaaacccTCAATTTGCTAGTATTTTCAGTGGAAAAggaaatgagaagaagatgatatctttttctctttcttttagttttattttaactAATTAAGTCACCAAACACACCTAATATTGACCTTTGACCTCTCTTGTCCCCCTATGGCCAGCCACTCTCCTAAAAAAGGGTCTATTTGCTTTTTAAAGaccccaattatggttctctaggtATTTGATCTATCTATCAAgtaaaatagaacttttaccttctatgcgatttagtccttttttgcgaTTAAGCTTATAATCGTTAAAATTGGTTCATCAAAATTTCCATGCACTCATAAAATCatactataacacataaaataatattaaaacaataaaaagaaTTTCTcagcctcaaatttgtggtctcaaaccattgtttcgattagCCCCAAAATAGGGCTGTTATAtttttcccccttagggattttcgtcccctaaaatcttaccagtgaaaaggtttGGGTTTTGATTTCTTATAGTCTCCTCAGGCTCCCAAGTGGCCTTTTCAACCCCATGTccatgccataatactttcacaagtgttacacttttgtttctcaattgtttgattTCCCGAGCCAGAATTTTGACCAATTCCTcatcataagtcatgtccggtcgaatttcaacctcagttggtgaaatcacatgcgatGGATCTGATTGGTATCGGTGTAaaatagacacatggaacacatcatgaatcatCTCTAACTCAGACGGTAAGACTAACTGGTATGCCATCGGCCCTATCCTTCGGTaacctcatatggtccaataaaatgcAAATTTAGTTTGCCCTTCCGACCTCAGAAcattcttccatggagacacttttaaaaataccttattagtgtgacagcccaaaattgaccctagtcggaaggtggtctcgggaccacaaaaccgaggcataaaaataatttaaaatttatttcgatgcctataatatgtgtgtatccatgtatgacatttttgatgattgatttagtgttataaaggtgaatttcactagaaaggacctagtagggaactttgaaagtatgatggggaaatgtgtgatgactagttgctcatgcatgcaaaaataaaggatttgcatgtcaaatttccccaaaagaagctagtggccggccatgacatggtttatgggcaaagaaaacatgttgaaacatgttttgttaatgcatgatgaattaaatgataaaataattaatgatgttggaggagaaacaaaaaaaaaaatcaagaaaatagctcatcctcccccccccattgccgtgcaagtgaaagaaaaacaagaaaaaaattgttcatccttgttctttccttttggccgaaaatactaagggaggagataggagttttgcttcatgcttggtttggaagagaacaagaaggagatttggctaaatttgcatcaagattaaggtatgtatgaggttgtgttgggagtttcatgcatgttttggttgctaacttgatgtgcatgttagccatggctcaaatctttgttatgccatggaaatggtgtttggccaaagttgttatggagataaagccattgcatgctaagtgtgaagcttgatgatgatgcatgcaatgatggaatgtctactcttgagtaagattttgagttttcttgttgttttatcatgattgaagttgaaaaggagcatggttgccatattcggccatgatgcattcatgagcatggttcatgcttcttgcatgttagttaaaatttgtgttttggatggctatggacaccttgaaattcggccatgctcatatatatatatatatgtttgcacatgatgttttggttatgaaggaagtgatgaataagtttgtttaaagaagaagatgttgaagaataatcgtgaaattgcaagcacaattcggcctagcacacatataagtgcttgatgctatattataagttttgagccacaatatgcaaagcattaactagtaaaaaggcatgctgtttttgtgaggtattaagtgcataattggcctcaacatgtacatgaatattcggccttgggtagcctattgaaggccttagcatttccttgatgctcaaataaattgtattgaattgcttgatgtagtataaaatgtgcatgaccattgtgtattcaagctaaagagtggccatatgaccatttaagttccttgtcatattcgccataagctagcacaatgaggttttaataaattgaatttgtttgaattagctcaagagctaagaggtccgcaattggacaaggggaaggaaaaagtgatcgaatagccgtaaaagccgttcgacaacaaccgaggtaagtcctcaagaagtgaccttacttgaattatgtgagatgaaatatggatgtgtatgattattgattatgtgtgtatgagtatttgaattccacccgggctaagtcccgaaggcgaatattgattattgattatgtgtgtatgagtatttgaattccaccgggctaagtcccaaggcgaatatgctaatgattataattgtgtttgagccttagtaaggaaaatgaaatatgtatgtccaatgattattgatgtatgtgtgcatgagaaattgaatgatatccgggctaagctcaagacaattatgctgaaaattatatccgggttaagaccaaggcaattgtgctagtagctatatccgggctaagaccgaaggcattcgtgcaagttgttaaatccggctaagaccgaaggcatttgtccaaatcgtgatatccgggttaagtccgtaggccttggtgcgggttaccataaccgggctatgtcccaaggcgattgagcgagtagcgacgtccggttaaactcgaaggtatgtgatttgaaaattataagcttgctggaaaatttcagttaatgcacttgtgaaatttcccaatgacaaggtaagtgcggtgtgtgcttgctggcgctaggagtaagagcgtatgaatatccgctcctatgatggagcgagttatcggccttaatgaagccgttatttgtgtatgaacataagtgttggggtggtgaagtaagtacgattatgtgaatgtgcattaatgaaatgatgcatttggttatgtgaatgtattgctttaattaaagctgattatattccttgagacttactaagcataaaaatgcttaccccgttgctttggctctctgttttatagatttcgctcgatagcaaacggattcgggatcaataaagtcgaagtcatccacactatccacgcctctattttggtataaattttggttgaactttgaaatggcatgtataggactaccccttgttggtttaaaaatgtggcgatgtatatgtatacggccatgcgaaaatggctcgtaaaaggaagcatgaacttagactatttatggtttgaatgtatatatatggtgtcatgatgtgattatggatcggaaatgggagtgttggtcacatgatcagccattggtatggttaaaatgatcatatgtgaacctatgtatggcaagactagttggttgatagagactacaaaaatagataagacctaccttaaagcagatgctgccagctgcagtgacgtgaatgtgaaaaatcaccaaaaattgtaggaatggtattaaatagtgaataagctatgtaaatgaaccttgatgagtctattttcatatagaagaagcgaaatgatcataggagttacatgttaagagatattgaagctattgtgaaacagggccagaatggtttctgggtcccctgtcacaactttaaaaattaactataaattatccagaaataattaggagacataccttatatgtacagattccatttttagtctagtttcattagaagcaaacggcaccagcattaaagccctgtacagagagatattcaagttataccgcgagaaggtcagagcagtcgatccctgtaacatgggtgactttaactaataaactgtaccaattggcccgaccaaaaattctagaaataaatccatggatggatatatgagtctaaattcagggaaaatttacgaaaccagtttccgagttttgaaactcgagatatgatttttaaggcgacggtgacgcagtcttccagcctgactggaaatgccaaattggtgggcaaaacatgtgaacttggcttgttaacccctcgtgtctgacaccggcgatggtctcgggttcggggtgttacaattagcaacttgaaactcgatctcttttcgcttcaaatcagcataggatttctgtctatccggagcagctttcaagcaatcacggaGTACTcttactttttcttcggtttccttGACTAGATCgactccgtgaatctgactctctctaagttcagtccaatacaaaggcgttcgaaacttacgcccatacaaagcctcataaggtgccattttcaaactcgactgaaaaatgttattataagcaaattccaccaacgacaaatacctttcccaactgccttggaattctaatacacaacatcggagcatatctttcAAAACCTGGATttctctctctgactgaccattggTTTacggatgaaaagtagtactaaaacCCAATCTTATACCTAAACCCTCTTGGagcttcttccaaaactgcgatgtgaatctcggatctctatccgacatgattgacaaaggtactctatgaagtctcacaattttagaAACATACAACTTGACTAACTTATTGAGTGAGTAGtcagtacgtaccggaataaagtgagttGACTTAGTTAATCGAtccaccacgacccaaaccgcatctttctttcttggtgacaaTGATAGTCCCgttacgaaatccatagtaatccggccccatttccacttgggaataGTCACGTGTTGGAGTAACccagaaggtacttggtgttcagctttcacttgttgacatatcaagcatttcgaaacaaattctgagatatcctttttcatacccggccaccaatacagtttctttaaattattgtacattttagtacttcccGGATGGACTGACCAATGGCTACTATGTGCCTTACTTAAGATCTTCTGAATCAGTTCGGTACCTTTAGGAGCACAAATCCTATCTTGGAATATCAAGTATCCGTCAAAATTAATCCGAAACTCTATTTCTAGACCCGAttcacattgaactcttttagcttgcaatttgtTGTCACATTTTTTAGCTTCAAAGATTTCTTGAAagaacatcggtctagctctcaattcagctaaaatagagcTATCATCCGATAAAGctaactgagtgttcatagcctttaatgcaaacaaggatttcctACTTAAGGCATcggtgaccacattcgcctttcccgaatGATAGTTAATCACTAACTTGTAATCTTTTATTAGCTCTAGCCACCTCCGTTGTCGCAtgtttaactccttttgagtcatcaagtactttaggcTTTTGTAATCAGTGAATAcccgacatttctcaccatacaaatggtgtctctagATCTTTAATGCGAATACAATGGCGGCTAGCTCCAAAttatgggtcggataatttttgtCATATGGTTTCAgctgcctcgaggcataagctgtcaccttgccttcttgcatcagtaAACATCtgaaaccattcaatgatgcatcactataaactacaAATTCTTTGCCTAGTTCAGGTTAAACTAAAACCAGGGCCTCAGTCAACAATGTTTTTAACatttcgaaactctgttggcatttttctgaccattcgaatttGACATCCTTCTGTAACAACTTTATcattggagtagcaatcatgaaaaatcctttaacaaaccttcggtaatagtcggctaagcccaaaaaacttctaacctcaggTACATTCCTCAGAGGTTTTCAATCTACGATGGCCgagatcttactcggatcaactcagatCCCATTACCAGATACGATATGTCCTagaaatctgacttctttaagctaaaactcactcttactaaatttagcatacaattatttGTCTCTCAGAATCTGCAACATTGTCCTCAAGTGatcggcatgttcaaactcactatgagaataaatcaaaatatcgtcaataaacactacaacaaatttatccaaatagggTCGAAAGATGCGGTTCATTAAATCCCTGAAAATCACAGGGGTATTCCTTAATCCTAAAGGCagtactaaaaattcgtagtgaccattcCTCGTCCGAAATGCAGTTTTCGGCACGTCTgagtccttaactctcaactgatagtaactaAACCTCAAGtttatcttggaaaacacagtggctccctttgttggtcaaacaaatcgtcgattcttggtaaaggatacttgttcttaactgtaactttgttgagttgtcgatagtcTATACTTAATCTCATCGATCCATCCTTTTTCTACACAAAcagtactggagcaccccatggagaataactcggtctcgcaaaacccctGTCAGTTAATTCTTGTAACTGcattttcaactcctttaactccatcAGAGCTATCccatatggagcaatcgagatgggcGCTTTACCAGGGATTAACttgataccaaattcaacttccctagtTGGGGGTAATCCGAGtaattcttccagaaacacatctgggtactcacataccactggcactgactcaatcttcaatttggatacttgagtattcaacacaaaagcgagataaccttcacacccttttctcaaatatctctctaCCGTCATCGACGATATCACTATTGGCAAGTTATCCGGTTCACTCGGTCCAACCCGAAGAATATCCCCGCCTttgcatttcaactcaatagattTTTTTCCACAATCCACTATAACACCATGGGAAGTTAACAAATCCataccaaggattacatcaaactcatcaaacgacaATATCATGAggtcagccggaaaacaatggtctctaattgtcaaaggacaatttctacatacttgatcaactaacacatgtttgcctaatgggttagacacttttaccaAAAATTTAGTAGACTTAACTAGCATGTTCATACTgggtaccaatttcatgcaaatatatgaatgggtGGACCCCTGgttaattaaagcaacaacaagtatattatggatagaaaaggtacccgtaatcaTGTCGTGACATGAAGCCTCAACGCGAGTGCGAATTACATACGTCCTCGTAGCTGCTCTATTTTTAGGCCTCCCAGCTGGGGCATTCTTACTATTTGCTCCACTTCCCAAATTCTTCTATGGCCTTCCTCTAGGAGCAGTGTTGCCAGACTTCATACTTTGTGATTTCTCCTTCTCAACCATCTCAGGACAATCTTTAATATAATGATCATGGGATCCATATTTGAAACATGCCCAGCTATTCATCCAACACTCACCGAAGTGGCGACGGCCACAGTGTTGACACTCAGGCCTATTAGGTCGagcattacccacactcgctactgAAGTAGTTTGAGCTTTATGTCTTGAAGATTGTTTCCCTTGGTTTCTAGTTGAGAATCCAGCTGAAGCACTAGATCGAGTGTTAAATTCCTTCGATTTCTTAGATgaagactgaaatgatttacccatCTGTCTCTTTCTCGAGTCACAAAACTCCATTTTAGCCTTTCTTTTCTTCTTGGccaattcttcagccttacaagctctctCTACCAGCACTGcaaattcttttagttcaaggacaCCAACAATCAATCggatgtcttcatttaatccatcctcaaaccttttacacataattgcctcggtcgatacacattctcgagcatacttactaagtcTGACGAACTCATGCTCATAATCTGTCATCGTCATCCAGCCTTATTTTAACTCGAGAAATTCCTTCGTTTTTGGTTGATGgatcgttgactaatatacttcttccaGAACTCCTCTTGGAAGAAGTCTCAAGTGACTCTCTCTCTTGGTACAATCGACACGagggtattccaccactggtatgctGAGTCCCTTAAAAGTGATAcggcacacttcatgcactcatcCGGTGTGCATgaaaattcatcaaataccctgatgttATTCTCAAGCTAGAACTCTGCCCTTTCGGGACTATCATCTTTACTAGCACAGAACTCCTCGACTCTATGCTTTCGGAACTTATCTATTGGGGGTTTATTCAACCTCATGAAATCCATACCCTGGGGTGCTACAGGGACAGGTTAAGGAACATgtgggggtggagggggttgagcattcgggttcgcttgaacgaactccgtgtaccaattattcatcatatggagaaaggcctcccgagccccttctcctccttcCTAACTAACCGTGGGAGGTCTATTATCAGTCGGCACCGCACCTACTGCGGGAGCAGGTGcgttactctcaacatcatctgcCATttttcgatcgggatccattaatatatgaaaaacacaatttaaatttgtcaggagtgatcacactatcataatatatatatggcatgtatagctagactcgaatACACCTACGTTAGTTCGAGAATCatctaaactatagctctgataccactaaatgtaacacc
This window of the Gossypium arboreum isolate Shixiya-1 chromosome 12, ASM2569848v2, whole genome shotgun sequence genome carries:
- the LOC128285432 gene encoding uncharacterized protein LOC128285432; this translates as MILSFDEFDVILGMDLLTSHGVIVDCGKKSIELKCKGGDILRVGPSEPDNLPIVISSMTVERYLRKGYVFLEELLGLPPTREVEFGIKLIPGKAPISIAPYGIALMELKELKMQLQELTDRGFARPSYSPWGAPMFTDARRQGDSLCLEAAETI